CCGAAAACGCTCAGGCGGAAAGAGTTTGCGGCGATCAGGAGGAGCATCGCCTGCGAAAAGAGATGCAACGCCACGGGCCACAACGGCTGACGGAACTTCGCGGCGATGATGAGGCGGATGAGAAGCGCCACCGCGATCTGCACCAGCGGCAGCCAGAACAAGGTGAGGGAGCGGTCACCATGGAGCACCGAGATGGCGAGGAAACCGTACGGCGCGAGGTAGAGGAGCGCGACCAGCGCCATCAGGGCGAAGAGACCGACGACGTTGTTGCCGAGTCCGGCGAAGAGATTCTTCGAGAAACCCTGCCACACCTCGCCAAAGCCCTGGTACATGCGGCAACTCACCGCATCGGTTCCGTCGAAAGCCGTCACCTTGCCGCCCGAACGCTTGACCGCCTTGCAGAGCCAGACATCCTCGACGATGTTGTTGCAGACCGACCGGTGCCCACCGATCCGCTCGTACGCCTCGCGCCGAAACAGGATGAACTGGCCAATGGCGTAGCAGAAAGCCGGAGAGGGGCTTTTCGAGACCATTGCGATGGGCAGGTAGCTGAAAAGGATGTGATAGACCAGCGGCACGATCAGCTTCTCCCAGAAGCTCTCCATCTGTTGCGCCGGAGTGAGCGAGAGCATCCCCGCCCCGCTTCGCTGCATCGCCTCGACCGCCCTCGGCAGCGCGTCGGACTGGTGGCACGTGTCGGCGTCGGTGAAGAGCAGCAGCTTGCCCGAGGCTGCTTCGCCAAGCTGCTGGCAGGCCCACGCCTTGCCATGCCATCCGGCGGGCAGCGGACGGCCTTCGATGATGCGCAGCTTCGCGCCGGAGGGCGTGGCGGCGATCCGGCGGAGCACGTCGAGTGTGCCGTCGCTGGAGTGGTCGTCGAGCACGATCACCTCGAAATCGGGATAACGCTGTTCGAGAAGCGAAGCGACACACGCCTCGATGTTCAGCTCCTCGTTCCGCGCAGGCACCAGCAGCGACACCTTCGGCGCGAACGCGCCGTCACCCGGCCCGGCAGGAAGTCGCGGCAGATCGCCGAGGTTTTTCAGCACGATGCCAAGAAAAACCAGCAGCGAACCGAGAATGAAGAGCTGGTAGAAGATCACAAGCGTCTGTTAAAAAGAGATTGGGCTAAAGCCCTGGTTTATTTTGTCTTATCCATAACCCCCGGACTGAAGTCCGGGGCAATTATCAAGAGTTTTAATGGCTGCATGAACAAAAAGGCCGCACCAGGCGGCCTTGCATGACAAGATATGGAAAGACGGGTGGAGCACGGAAACCATAGATATTCAGAAGGGTTTTAACCCTTCGGACATTCAAAACTCTTCCATTCACATTGCCCCGGCTTTCAAGCCGGGGAACGTGAAGATTTCAAGCACCACCCAATCCCGAACGATTTCGGGACAACAGTTGCAGCGCGGTTCCCCTCAGTCGATCAGCTTGTTGATATTGTACTCGAAAATCCCTTCAGCACCAGCCCGTTTCAGCTCAGGAATGAGCTTGCGCACGATCTTTTCGGCGACGATCACTTCGAGCGCCACCCACTCCTTGTCGGTGAGGTCCGAGACAGTCGGCTGACGCAGGGCGGGGATCCCGCTCAAAATGGCGCCGAGCGCGGCTTTCGGAGCGTTCATCTTCAGCCCCACCTTGCCCTGCGCGTTGATCGCGCCTTGCAGCAGCATGGCCATGTTTTCGATCTTCTCGCGCTTCCACGGGTCTTCCCATGCGGCCTTGTTGGCGATGAGCTTGGTATTAGATTCGAGCACCGTCTCGACGATGCGAAGCTTGTTGGCCCGCAGCGACGAGCCGGTCTCGGTCACTTCGACGATGGCGTCGGCCAGCTCAGGCGGCTTGACCTCGGTCGCGCCCCAACTGAACTCGACCGATGCGTTCACGCCATTTTCGGCCAGATATTTTTTTGTGATGTTCACCACC
This genomic window from Chlorobaculum limnaeum contains:
- a CDS encoding glycosyltransferase; the protein is MIFYQLFILGSLLVFLGIVLKNLGDLPRLPAGPGDGAFAPKVSLLVPARNEELNIEACVASLLEQRYPDFEVIVLDDHSSDGTLDVLRRIAATPSGAKLRIIEGRPLPAGWHGKAWACQQLGEAASGKLLLFTDADTCHQSDALPRAVEAMQRSGAGMLSLTPAQQMESFWEKLIVPLVYHILFSYLPIAMVSKSPSPAFCYAIGQFILFRREAYERIGGHRSVCNNIVEDVWLCKAVKRSGGKVTAFDGTDAVSCRMYQGFGEVWQGFSKNLFAGLGNNVVGLFALMALVALLYLAPYGFLAISVLHGDRSLTLFWLPLVQIAVALLIRLIIAAKFRQPLWPVALHLFSQAMLLLIAANSFRLSVFGKGPEWKGRNYPLSGQSL
- the hisG gene encoding ATP phosphoribosyltransferase; the encoded protein is MSNSNKVLKLGLPKGSLQDSTLELFANAGFHFSVQSRSYFPSIDDDELEAILIRAQEMARYVSQGAFDAGLTGKDWIIETDSDVVEVADLVYSKASMRPVRWVLAVPESSPIKTVKDLEGKHIATEVVNITKKYLAENGVNASVEFSWGATEVKPPELADAIVEVTETGSSLRANKLRIVETVLESNTKLIANKAAWEDPWKREKIENMAMLLQGAINAQGKVGLKMNAPKAALGAILSGIPALRQPTVSDLTDKEWVALEVIVAEKIVRKLIPELKRAGAEGIFEYNINKLID